A region of Aquarana catesbeiana isolate 2022-GZ linkage group LG08, ASM4218655v1, whole genome shotgun sequence DNA encodes the following proteins:
- the LPAR5 gene encoding lysophosphatidic acid receptor 5: MTTVQVSAQPTNISNISFLEDCDQHTPPSSRTLLLVGYSLLMPLGVILNGVSLVVFLRWLRPLSVVGTFLCNLALSDLLFTLSLPLRIYYYANNHWPFGSLLCRLSGSIFHINMYGSCLFLFCINVDRYFAIVHPLRFRHLRRPKVARLTCLCVWLVIIGGSVPAAMVHNSKDCWNGHERVQRCFEGLSSWGSFLFPLLLVAEVIGFLLPLTAVVYGSSHVFFELCRASEGGAKRHRKTIRLLILNLSIFLFCFVPYNSTLVGYGLLRAELVPDWWDSKTTLKKIISITVLLASTNCALDPLVYYFSTEGFRNTLSQIVRISKSSKEKSSSSRTIDDTVASDLNPKVKSVGITPLSSKDYENNEKRMCLVKFGVTNGSEKKRIIEESEI, translated from the coding sequence GTTTCTGCACAGCCTACAAATATATCAAATATATCTTTTTTGGAGGACTGCGACCAACACACCCCTCCATCTTCCCGCACCCTACTCCTTGTTGGATACAGCCTGTTGATGCCCCTTGGAGTCATATTGAACGGTGTGTCCCTCGTTGTGTTCCTGCGCTGGCTACGACCTCTCTCAGTGGTGGGAACCTTCCTTTGTAACCTGGCACTCAGTGACCTCCTCTTCACCCTCTCGCTGCCCCTGAGAATATACTACTATGCCAACAACCACTGGCCCTTTGGTTCCTTGCTCTGTCGCCTCTCTGGATCCATTTTCCATATCAACATGTATGGCAGCTGCCTCTTCCTCTTTTGCATAAACGTGGACCGTTACTTCGCCATTGTGCACCCTTTGCGGTTCCGCCACCTGCGTAGGCCCAAGGTTGCCCGTCTGACTTGTTTATGTGTCTGGCTGGTGATCATCGGTGGTTCTGTGCCAGCTGCCATGGTACACAACTCAAAGGATTGCTGGAATGGACATGAAAGGGTTCAGCGCTGTTTTGAGGGTTTAAGTAGTTGGGGGAGCTTTTTATTTCCATTGCTGTTAGTGGCGGAGGTGATTGGTTTTCTTTTACCCCTTACTGCCGTAGTGTACGGTTCCAGCCATGTGTTCTTCGAGCTGTGTCGGGCATCAGAAGGAGGTGCAAAGCGGCATCGCAAAACCATCCGACTCCTCATCCTCAACCTTAGTATCttcctgttttgttttgttccTTACAACTCAACTCTGGTTGGATATGGCCTTCTCCGGGCCGAACTTGTACCTGACTGGTGGGACTCAAAAACGACTTTAAAGAAAATTATCTCAATCACTGTCCTACTAGCCAGCACCAACTGCGCACTTGACCCATTGGTTTATTACTTTAGCACTGAGGGCTTCCGAAACACCTTAAGTCAAATTGTGCGCATCAGTAAGTCCTCCAAGGAGAAGAGCTCTTCCAGCAGAACTATAGATGACACTGTGGCTTCTGACCTTAATCCAAAGGTGAAAAGTGTTGGAATTACTCCTCTTTCCAGTAAAGACTATGAGAATAATGAGAAGCGAATGTGTCTGGTTAAGTTTGGTGTGACCAATGGCAGTGAGAAGAAAAGAATAATTGAGGAATCTGAGATTTAA